AGGCAAAGCAACTTGTTCCCGGTGGCGTTGCCGGGATAAGAAGACCCTACAATTTTGTTCCGGGTGAGTATCCCATTTTTTTTGAACAAGGCAAAGGTGGCAGAGTTATTGATGTTGACGGTAACGAATACATTGATTTTCTTTGTGCTTACGGACCTATTATCATTGGTTATCGGGAAGACGAAATTGATGAAGCAGTTATCAATCAGATTAAGAACAGGGGTTTTTGTTTTTCTCTCACTCAGGAATGGCAAAACACTTTGGTAAAAAAGCTGAGAGAACTGATACCCTGTTGCGATATGGCTGCTTTGGTAAAAACAGGTAGTGATGCCACAACAATTGCCATTCGTGTAGCCCGGGGTTGGACAGGTAAAACCAAGATTGCGCGTTGTGGGTATCATGGCTGGCACGATTGGTGTGTAGAAGTGAAAGGGGGAATTCCTCCCAAACTCTATGAAGATATTTATGAATTTCATTATAACGATTTGGAATCCCTGGAAGCAATTCTGAAAGCTAATAAAGATGATATGGCAGGGATAATTATAACCCCCGTAGGTCATCCTAATGGAGCAGAAGTTCAAATGCCGAAACCAGGTTATTTGGAAGCAGTGCGGGAACTGGCAAATCAATATCATTGTTTGCTGATTTTTGATGAAATCCGCAGCGGGTTCAGATGCAGTTTGGGGGGTGCGCAGAAATTGTTTGGAGTAACACCTGATTTATCCACTATCGGAAAGGCAATGGCAAATGGTTATGCTATTGCTGCTCTGGTAGGCAAGGAAGAATATATGCAAGTGATGGCAGATAAAGTATTTCTTTCCTCAACCTTTTTCCCTAATAGCGATGGAATTGTAGCTGCTATCAAAACAATTGAAATTTTGGAAAGAGACCATATTTTGGATGTAATAGCCGAAAAAGGAAGAAAGTTTGGAGCGGAAGTTGAGAAGGTAGTGGCAGAATCAGGTGTGCCGGTTAATTTTACAGGGGCACCCTGGATGCCTTATATAACCTTTAAAAAAGATGAGACAGGGCTTTATAAACAGCTGCGGACAGAATATTACACTCAGTTAATTCGGCGTAATGTTTTTATGCAACCATATCATCATGGTTATATTTGTTATCGGCATACGGATGAGGATTTGGCATAT
The sequence above is a segment of the Candidatus Cloacimonas sp. genome. Coding sequences within it:
- a CDS encoding aminotransferase class III-fold pyridoxal phosphate-dependent enzyme encodes the protein MSERLKLDRSMSLFEEAKQLVPGGVAGIRRPYNFVPGEYPIFFEQGKGGRVIDVDGNEYIDFLCAYGPIIIGYREDEIDEAVINQIKNRGFCFSLTQEWQNTLVKKLRELIPCCDMAALVKTGSDATTIAIRVARGWTGKTKIARCGYHGWHDWCVEVKGGIPPKLYEDIYEFHYNDLESLEAILKANKDDMAGIIITPVGHPNGAEVQMPKPGYLEAVRELANQYHCLLIFDEIRSGFRCSLGGAQKLFGVTPDLSTIGKAMANGYAIAALVGKEEYMQVMADKVFLSSTFFPNSDGIVAAIKTIEILERDHILDVIAEKGRKFGAEVEKVVAESGVPVNFTGAPWMPYITFKKDETGLYKQLRTEYYTQLIRRNVFMQPYHHGYICYRHTDEDLAYTVEAIRESLAEVKKML